The window TGTAGAGAAACCGATTGATATCGAGGAGCTAGAAGAAGCGTTGCGAAGCGCAATAGCCATTTGCTTGGAAGAACAGCGGCATTTGGCGAACGACGCGGTAGCCAGAGATAATAAGAGCTATATCAAGCAAGAAGCAGCACTCCAGCTCATACGCGGGGGATTTGTCGAGGAATTGCTAGTTAAGCGACTGTTAGCCGTTGGTTTCGAGGCATCGCTTCACGCCCCGGCAGTTACGATCATGGCCAAGCTAATCACGCCACAACCAGCTAAAGAAATTATCAGTTCCATTATTGAGTCTGCGCTGACGGATTGCGAGAGCCCCTACTTATATGCACTGAAAGATGACAATCATGTCATCCTGCATTTATTTTCGAGCGGCATAGAGCCTTTAGAAAGCAGTGGATTGCATCATGTTTGTTACGAACTCTCTTCTGCTTTAAAAAAGGAATTCCATTCCTTCTCCATTGCCGCGGGGAAAATAGTTCCTGCGGTTAAACGGCTTCAGGAGTCGTACACAAGTGCTGTCCTGCGTCTTCAGGAGTCTTTTTTTCATAAACCATGCTCCGTCATTCTTCATGACAGTTATGGCAGCGAAGTGCATTCTGAGCATTATCAAGTGCCGGCTGAGTTATTCAACAGGTTCCAAGAATCACTTGTCGAGGAAAACTTTGAGGAAATCTCCCGTTTGTTGAACACGGTTACCGCGGATATTCATCGGCATCCTGGAACGCTCATTGTCAGCGTCAAAGAGCTCTATTATCGTTTAGCTTTAGAAATGGACAAATTTGCTCGCAGCCGAAATGTCATCCTGTTCAATGTCTCGGAAGAAAATAATGTGCCGTGGAAGCTTATTTTGGAATGTCACTTCCTAGATGATATTCATCGGGTAATCACTCAGAAGCTGGACGAGCTAAAGCAATCCTTCAGGGAACGTGGGAACGGAACCACGTCATCTGCCAGTTCGCGGATCATTCGTTACATTCATCTGCATTTTGCTGAGGATAACTTGTCTGTTCAAGATGTAAGTGATCATATGCAAATGACCGCCTCACATCTCATCTCGATTTTCAAAGAAACGACTGGCAAAACCATTAAGCAGTACGTCACAGAATACCGAATGGAAAAGGCGAAGGATTTGCTCCGAAATAATCGATTGAAAGTGCTTGACGTCGCTTCACAGGTGGGGTTTAAAGATGGGGAGCATTTCGCGAAAATATTTCGGAAATCCACAGGGATGACACCTTCCGAGTATCGGGAGCGATGTCAACTATGATATTCACTTTTATTCAAACGATACGAAAATGGCTGTACAACGCGAAATTACGGCATAAAATCATGGTTACCTATTTGCTGCTGATCATGATTCCACTTGGCTTCTATCAATTCATTGCTTCGGATAAAATGTCAGCCATCATCATTAATCATGTGACGTATTCGGCAAAGCAAGGCTTCGACCAAACTTATTCGTTCCTCAGCTACCGCGTACAGCGAATAGCGGAAACAACGAATATTCTGGTTTCGAATACAACCATTTCTGGCATTTTAATGGACACGAGTATCACCCAAAATATTAATCGTGAGCTGCAGGATTACAGCAATCTCAAGCAGCTCCTCCGATCTATGCAGGACAGTCTTGATATTTCACGGGTCATCCTCTATGTGCCGAAGGCGTTTATTTTCTCCAACGAATCGGAGAATTTCCTGCCCCTAGAGCAGACTGTTGACAGCCCTTGCTTTACTCGTTTAAACGAACTGAATGCCAAGTATTTATGGTGCTCGCCATCGGAATTAGGTTCTCATGCTACCCATGATAACTCCTCCCTCTATGTGGTTAGGAGCATTCTGGATCCAAATAATTATTCGGTGCCCATCGGCCAGCTGCGTGTGGATGTACAAGCAGAGACACTGCGATCCATGCTTAAAAAAGCCAACGTCGTGAAGAACAGCGCCACCTTCCTAGTCGACCAGAACCAGCAGATCGTTCTTGCATCTGAACCTCTGACTCTTACCGACTTTACCCTGCCGGATGTCTTCAGCGACACGGTCACGATGAATTGGCAAAGCAACAATAACTACTATTTATACCGGCAGCTTCCATCGAATTGGGGCATGGTGACAGTCATTCCGCTAGATGAAGTCGTTCAACAAAGCAATGAGCTGCGCAATGACTTACTAATTATTCTGCTTATTGTAAGTGTACTTGCCTACCTGCTAGCCTATTTATTTTCCTTTTCTGTCACTCGGCGTATTTCACAATTGACGAGCCGTTTGCGTGATGTACAGAAAGGCAATCTCATCGCACTGGCTCAAACGCAAGGAAAAGATGAAATTGGGGAGCTGATTCAGACCTACAACTACATGATTGAACAAATTAGCTCAATGAATAAGGAGCATTACCGATTAGGACAAGAAGTAAAAAACGCGGAGCTGAAAGCACTCCAGTCGCAAATCAATCCTCACTTCCTATATAATACGCTCGATCTCATTAACTGGATGGCTGACAGCGGTCTTAACACGGACATCAAAAAGGTCGTCAAGGCGCTAGCTCGTTTCTATAAAGTCAGCTTAAGCAGCGGGAAAGATATTATTTCGCTTCGCGAGGAATTAAAGCATGTTTCTTTTTACGTGCAGATTCAGAATATCCGATTTGAAAATAAGATTGATTTTCAGATCCATGTTCCCGAGGAGCTATTAGATAACGCGATTCCGAAAATTACTCTGCAGCCAATTGTAGAAAATGCGATCCTGCACGGTATTCTTGGCCGTACCCACCGAGAAGGTACGATTATGATTAGTGGCACAAGGGTGAATGACAACATTCACCTGATCATCAAGGACGACGGCGTCGGCATGCGCGCGAATCAGGTCGAAGACATCATGACGGGCACGAGCCGCAGCAAAATCAGCGGCAGCGGATACGGCGTCAAAAACGTCATCGAGCGCATTCGCCACTATTTCGGTGAACCCGCGAATTTGACATATCGGAGCGTACCTGGCGAGGGTACGGAAGTGGAGATTACGATTCCCGTAACACCGGGATCGGAGATACTTTGATAGATAGAAAGAGCCTTGGGAAGCAGCTGCTTCCCAAGGCTCTTCTTCTATCTATTCCAAATAAAACACTTCACGCATCGGTTGGATTGGCACCGCTTCGCGGAAGTCGAAGGAACCGACGACCATCTTCGAAGTAATCGCATTCCATCGATTACAAGCCTCGCTTTCTGCTAAATAAGCGAAAGCAGCTTCTAAATCATCGCACAAGAAGCAATAAAAAAATTGTGCACCATTTTGAAAGATCGAGTAATCCCTGATCCCTGCCTTCGTATGCTCTTCCATAATTTCCGGCCATGGAGCCAGATGCATACTTACGTATTCCTCTAAAACTTCTTCACGTATCGTCCATGTCCATGCGAATTTCCCACTACTTGTCATACGGTCACCCTTTCCCATTAACATGTAATCAATTGTACTTTACCGCGACAACTTCGTCCCGTCAATAAACATCATTGTCCAAGCTTTTATACAGAAAAAGACGACAGCCAACTAAGGCCGTCGTCTCGTGTTGCAGGGTGTTTATTGTTCAATTTTACGGGATGCTCCAATGAACCAAACGAGAAAAGCGCAGCACAGCATTGCAATAAAGCCATAGCCGCCGAACACGTCATACTTTGAAGCGAAGTAGCCGAAGCCAAGACCAGCGAAAGTGTGCACTAGATTCTCCCCTAACGACTGGAACGAATCGATCGTGGCCCGCATGGAGGAATTGATCCGGTGATGCAAGTAGCCAGTAGCGATAGGCTCCATCACGCCAGAGAACAAACAGATGATAAGCATCGCTGTTAGGCCGATGAAATCCATACTAAAGGCAACATAAGTGAAGCCAACGGCGAATACACCCATAACCATGAAAATCAGCGCTCTATAGCTAATCCAACGTAACAGCACGTGCGCCATCAGATTGCCAGGGAGCTGCAGCAGCATGATCGCGGCGGATAACACGCCGAAATAGACAACCGGCATACCCAATCTGCTCACGTACAACTGCCAGAATTCTTCGATGTAGCCCATGGCAGCACCTGTTACCATCGCTGAAAGCATCACAAGGGTGACACTTGGATTCGTTCGGAAAAAGCGCAGTGACACAGCGACATATGTCTTAAAAGGAATAACTTCCTCAAGAGAAGTGCTGTCTTCAGCAGCAGGCTCGATCAATAGCAATGAAAGGACCAGGGCGATCAGTGCGCTTCCGAGTGATATCCAATAGTTCAGCTCGAGGTTGTATTTACTTGCGAGCAAGCTTCCACACAAGGCGGCGAGTATGGCGGATACGAAGTCGCAGGCGTTCAATCTGCCAAGCTGCTTTTCGAACAAATTGGCCTTCCCTTGCAGCTTTAAGGAATCGTAAAGCAAGGCATTTTCTGAGCCGCTGCTTGCCGATCTACTCACGCCCGCCAGGAAAACAACCAAAGCAAAGTGCCAGAATTCGGTTGCATACAGTAAAATCAGAAACTCGCTGCACCCGAGCAGGCTACTGAGCACAAGCATTTTTTTTCGGCCCCACTTGTCGGCCATAATACCGGTCGGAACCTCCAGAAGGACGATTGTCAGGGCGTAAATAATTTCCGTATACACGACCATCTGAATAGTCATGCCCCGTTCCTCCCAAAATAGCCTCTCGATGACGTAGGCTGGGATAAGGCTGGAAAAGAAGCGGAGCGCATATAGTTTGGGAAGATTGGCTGTGTGGTCCATGAAGGAGCTCCTCTCCTAAATCTGATTGGCTAATTTGGCTCAATCAAATCAGGGGGCGCTCGCGGTGGACTAGCGGTTACGTCTTAGCAGGGAGGTCGTGCGAAAGCTATCATAATGGGGACTCTCCTTTCGTTCAGTTCGTAGTTATCCCCATCATAAGTTGAGAAGCAGGGCGCGTCAATGTGTTTATTTGAGCTGCTTTCTGTGTAGATACCATGCAAGTATGCCCATTGAAATAACCGCTCCGGCCTAATCCAAGTCCCATGTCTTTTTGAGTATCAAAAACATCACCTTGTAGACCAACATATTCCTCCCCATGTTGCCCAGCTACAAAAGCAGCTACCATCTCTATGATTTCGAAGCAGGCGCTGCAACTGAAAACGACTGTCGTGGGAATGACATAAGACCAAAAACCACGCTGTGCAGCTGCCCGGGTTAACAATTCGCGGAATGGATATGCCCAGAACAAACCGAATGCGAAATGAACGACCCGATCATAGTAGCTTCTCTGGATATGAAACGAGGCCTTCAGCCACATGTCAAACGGTGTTCTCTGGTAGGTATAATGGGCCCCATAGGTATGTAAGCACAGAAAAATAAACATGAGTAAATAAGAAGCATTGGAGAACCGGAAAACTTTATAAGTGAAAGTGAGAACAAGCACCACGATAACGGGAAGTATGCTCTCCATAAGCCATTGTATCCTGTCAGTGGGTGAAAAGGCCGTGAATCCCCAATACACAACAAACACGAAGATCACCAAGTGCAAAAGCCAATTGCGGGAAAACGGTATGTCCGGGTTCGTCAGCATGTTCGTCCGTTCCTTTTACCTAGGCTGCTAATCATGTAGAAGCCCACCTTTCTTCCGCCTTGTTTGTTTTATTTCTGGATTAAATATAACAAAATCCCGTTAGCCATTTCGGCCAATGGGAAATTTATAAAATGACTTTAGTCTTCTGGTGTACGATCCAAGTATAAACGAGTCACTGAAGTAACATCGCCCTTTTCAATATCTTCTTCGGTTGCTTTTTTTTCAAGAGGATCATGCGTGTTCATACCCGGTGCAATTGTCGGCTCGTTATGGTTGGATTGGGACTTGTCTTTCAAATTGATCACCTCCATCAACCATAGTTTGGATAAATATGCCGATTCTATACTTGGGCAATAAATTCTTTAAACAATTACTAAAGGAATGTCACTAGGCACACAATATAGGCAGACCCCAATAAAAGGAGATTCTAATGAGAAAAATTCTACTTTGTTTCTTTGTGTTTTCGTTCCTTGTCCATGTTAATTTTTATGCTTTTCATCAAAATGTTATAACAGCACAAACCTCATCACTTCCCTCGCCGGGAATGAAGGTGGATCGAAACAATACCGCTTTGGTGATCACTGATCCACAAAATGACTTTTTAAGTCCAAAAGGTGCAGCATGGCATTTAGTTAAAGACAGTGTTGCTGAAAATCATACGATCGAGAACATTGAATTATTATTAAAAACAGCAAAAGCGAATCAGTTTAAAGTGTTTGTTTCTCCTCATACTATTATCCCTATGACCAAAAATGGATGTTTGGAGGCGCTATGGAACATTCGATGCACGCTCTCAACATGTATCAACGAAAAGGTCCATTAACGCTCGATGGCTTTAAAGGTTCTGGTGCCGACTTTTTGGACAGATATAAACCCTTTATTGAAGATGGTCAAACCGTTATCACAAGCCCACATAAAATTTACGGCCCCGAAGCCAATGACTTGGTTTTGCAACTGCGAAAACAGGGAATTACCCGCATCATTCTTGCAGGTATGTCTGGGAACTTGTGCGTTGAATCTCATATGCGCGAACTAATTGAACAAGGCTTTGAAGTGGCAGTGGTTCACGATGCTACAGCATCCGGGAAAATGAACGACTTGGATGGGGATAAGGCTGCAAAAATAAATTTTCGTATGATTGCTAGTGCTTCGTGGCCAACAAATGAGGCTGTAG is drawn from Paenibacillus sp. V4I7 and contains these coding sequences:
- a CDS encoding response regulator, which translates into the protein MKLLFAEDEKFTREGIRKSIAWGELGITELVEAVDGLEAVAIAEQFQPDIVLTDIRMPRMDGIELATHLRRKYPLCKIVFMSGYADKDYLKAAISLKAVSYVEKPIDIEELEEALRSAIAICLEEQRHLANDAVARDNKSYIKQEAALQLIRGGFVEELLVKRLLAVGFEASLHAPAVTIMAKLITPQPAKEIISSIIESALTDCESPYLYALKDDNHVILHLFSSGIEPLESSGLHHVCYELSSALKKEFHSFSIAAGKIVPAVKRLQESYTSAVLRLQESFFHKPCSVILHDSYGSEVHSEHYQVPAELFNRFQESLVEENFEEISRLLNTVTADIHRHPGTLIVSVKELYYRLALEMDKFARSRNVILFNVSEENNVPWKLILECHFLDDIHRVITQKLDELKQSFRERGNGTTSSASSRIIRYIHLHFAEDNLSVQDVSDHMQMTASHLISIFKETTGKTIKQYVTEYRMEKAKDLLRNNRLKVLDVASQVGFKDGEHFAKIFRKSTGMTPSEYRERCQL
- a CDS encoding sensor histidine kinase; its protein translation is MIFTFIQTIRKWLYNAKLRHKIMVTYLLLIMIPLGFYQFIASDKMSAIIINHVTYSAKQGFDQTYSFLSYRVQRIAETTNILVSNTTISGILMDTSITQNINRELQDYSNLKQLLRSMQDSLDISRVILYVPKAFIFSNESENFLPLEQTVDSPCFTRLNELNAKYLWCSPSELGSHATHDNSSLYVVRSILDPNNYSVPIGQLRVDVQAETLRSMLKKANVVKNSATFLVDQNQQIVLASEPLTLTDFTLPDVFSDTVTMNWQSNNNYYLYRQLPSNWGMVTVIPLDEVVQQSNELRNDLLIILLIVSVLAYLLAYLFSFSVTRRISQLTSRLRDVQKGNLIALAQTQGKDEIGELIQTYNYMIEQISSMNKEHYRLGQEVKNAELKALQSQINPHFLYNTLDLINWMADSGLNTDIKKVVKALARFYKVSLSSGKDIISLREELKHVSFYVQIQNIRFENKIDFQIHVPEELLDNAIPKITLQPIVENAILHGILGRTHREGTIMISGTRVNDNIHLIIKDDGVGMRANQVEDIMTGTSRSKISGSGYGVKNVIERIRHYFGEPANLTYRSVPGEGTEVEITIPVTPGSEIL
- a CDS encoding L-rhamnose mutarotase produces the protein MTSSGKFAWTWTIREEVLEEYVSMHLAPWPEIMEEHTKAGIRDYSIFQNGAQFFYCFLCDDLEAAFAYLAESEACNRWNAITSKMVVGSFDFREAVPIQPMREVFYLE
- a CDS encoding MFS transporter, producing the protein MDHTANLPKLYALRFFSSLIPAYVIERLFWEERGMTIQMVVYTEIIYALTIVLLEVPTGIMADKWGRKKMLVLSSLLGCSEFLILLYATEFWHFALVVFLAGVSRSASSGSENALLYDSLKLQGKANLFEKQLGRLNACDFVSAILAALCGSLLASKYNLELNYWISLGSALIALVLSLLLIEPAAEDSTSLEEVIPFKTYVAVSLRFFRTNPSVTLVMLSAMVTGAAMGYIEEFWQLYVSRLGMPVVYFGVLSAAIMLLQLPGNLMAHVLLRWISYRALIFMVMGVFAVGFTYVAFSMDFIGLTAMLIICLFSGVMEPIATGYLHHRINSSMRATIDSFQSLGENLVHTFAGLGFGYFASKYDVFGGYGFIAMLCCAFLVWFIGASRKIEQ
- a CDS encoding DUF2238 domain-containing protein, with product MESILPVIVVLVLTFTYKVFRFSNASYLLMFIFLCLHTYGAHYTYQRTPFDMWLKASFHIQRSYYDRVVHFAFGLFWAYPFRELLTRAAAQRGFWSYVIPTTVVFSCSACFEIIEMVAAFVAGQHGEEYVGLQGDVFDTQKDMGLGLGRSGYFNGHTCMVSTQKAAQINTLTRPASQLMMGITTN
- a CDS encoding isochorismatase family protein, which translates into the protein MRKILLCFFVFSFLVHVNFYAFHQNVITAQTSSLPSPGMKVDRNNTALVITDPQNDFLSPKGAAWHLVKDSVAENHTIENIELLLKTAKANQFKVFVSPHTIIPMTKNGCLEALWNIRCTLSTCINEKVH
- a CDS encoding cysteine hydrolase family protein — encoded protein: MEHSMHALNMYQRKGPLTLDGFKGSGADFLDRYKPFIEDGQTVITSPHKIYGPEANDLVLQLRKQGITRIILAGMSGNLCVESHMRELIEQGFEVAVVHDATASGKMNDLDGDKAAKINFRMIASASWPTNEAVEKMKSMN